In Pseudomonas sp. HR96, the DNA window TCTGATCAAGTAAGAGCCACCGATGACTGATTCGCAGCAGCAAACACCACCCGCCGACGACGGCGAGCCGCGTCAACACCGCGCCATCAAGAGTTTCGTGATGCGCGCCGGGCGCATGACCGAGGGCCAGCAGAAAGGCCTCGATCAAGGCAGCCCGCTGTTCGTCCTGCCGCTGGCGGACGCGCCGGTGGACTTCGACGCCGTGTTCGGGCGCAGTGCCCCGCGCACCCTGGAAATCGGCTTTGGCATGGGCCATTCCCTGCTGGAAATGGCCGCAGCTGCGCCCGAGCAGGATTTCATCGGCGTGGAGGTGCACCGCCCTGGTGTGGGCGCCTTGCTCAATGGCGTGCTGACCCAGGGCCTGAAAAACCTGCGGGTGTACGAT includes these proteins:
- the trmB gene encoding tRNA (guanosine(46)-N7)-methyltransferase TrmB codes for the protein MTDSQQQTPPADDGEPRQHRAIKSFVMRAGRMTEGQQKGLDQGSPLFVLPLADAPVDFDAVFGRSAPRTLEIGFGMGHSLLEMAAAAPEQDFIGVEVHRPGVGALLNGVLTQGLKNLRVYDCDAIEVLKRCIADSSLDRLLLFFPDPWHKSRHHKRRIVQPGFAELVRSKLKPGGVLHMATDWEPYAEYMLEVMNVAPGYRNLAEDGRCVPRPSERPVTKFERRGERLGHGVWDLKFEKVE